From Geomonas agri, one genomic window encodes:
- a CDS encoding fatty acid--CoA ligase — translation MSDLLIPRTPSAYDYPLLIKNMLLYPVVDNPEQEIVYRDLYRGNYRQLKERVGRAANMLTSLGVRPGQTVAVMDWDSHRYLELFFAVPMIGAVLHTINVRLSPEQILYTIDHAEDDVLLVNAEFLPILEQIRGRIDNVRTYILISDEESKEDDTVPFAGEYESLLAQSSPQFDFPDLDENTRATTFYTTGTTGMPKGVYFSHRQLVLHTMALMTTLGTATAHGCLHRDDVYMPITPMFHVHAWGVPYIATMMGLKQVYPGRYLPETLLELKEREGATFSHCVPTILHMLLKHPHAARMDLKGWKLIIGGAALSRNLCVEALKAGMDVFTGYGMSETCPILTISQLTPAMLELSHGEQAEIRCKTGLTLPLVDLRVVDADLNELPRDGASAGNVVVRSPWLTQGYLKDHKASERLWIGGYLHTGDVAVRDELGYLRITDRSKDVIKVAGEWVSSLELEDIIAHHPAVAEVAVIGKADEKWGERPLALVVPKPSVKITEKDISHHVRQYADKGVVSKQVVLVKVKFVDAIDKTSVGKINKVALREKHLG, via the coding sequence ATGAGTGATTTACTTATTCCCCGCACCCCGTCCGCGTACGACTATCCGCTGCTGATCAAGAACATGCTGCTGTACCCGGTGGTCGACAACCCCGAGCAGGAGATCGTCTATCGCGACCTCTACCGTGGCAACTACCGGCAGCTCAAGGAGCGGGTAGGTCGGGCAGCCAACATGCTGACCAGCCTCGGGGTTCGTCCCGGGCAGACCGTCGCGGTGATGGACTGGGACAGCCACCGCTACCTCGAGCTCTTCTTCGCCGTGCCCATGATCGGCGCGGTTTTGCACACCATTAACGTGCGCCTGTCGCCAGAGCAGATCCTGTACACCATCGACCACGCCGAAGATGACGTGCTGCTGGTGAATGCCGAGTTCCTTCCCATCCTCGAGCAGATCCGCGGCAGGATCGACAACGTGCGCACCTATATCCTGATCAGCGACGAGGAGTCCAAGGAAGACGACACGGTTCCCTTCGCAGGCGAGTATGAATCGCTGCTGGCACAGTCCTCCCCCCAGTTTGATTTCCCGGACCTGGACGAGAACACCCGCGCCACCACTTTCTACACCACCGGCACCACTGGCATGCCCAAGGGGGTCTATTTCAGCCACCGGCAGCTCGTGTTGCACACCATGGCCCTGATGACCACGCTCGGCACCGCCACCGCGCACGGCTGCCTGCACCGTGATGACGTGTACATGCCCATCACCCCGATGTTCCACGTCCACGCCTGGGGCGTTCCCTACATCGCTACAATGATGGGGCTGAAGCAGGTCTACCCCGGGCGCTACCTTCCGGAAACCCTGCTGGAGCTGAAAGAGAGGGAAGGAGCCACCTTCTCGCACTGTGTCCCTACCATCCTGCACATGCTCCTGAAACACCCGCACGCAGCGCGCATGGACTTGAAGGGATGGAAACTTATCATCGGCGGCGCCGCCCTTTCCCGTAACCTCTGTGTCGAGGCGCTCAAGGCGGGCATGGATGTCTTCACCGGCTACGGCATGTCCGAGACCTGCCCCATCCTCACCATTTCGCAACTGACCCCCGCGATGCTGGAACTCTCCCACGGGGAGCAGGCCGAGATCCGCTGTAAGACCGGCCTCACGCTGCCGCTGGTCGACCTGCGCGTGGTCGACGCCGACCTCAACGAACTGCCGCGCGACGGCGCCAGCGCCGGCAACGTCGTGGTCCGCTCTCCTTGGCTCACCCAGGGCTATCTCAAGGACCACAAGGCTTCCGAGCGTCTCTGGATCGGGGGGTACCTGCACACCGGCGACGTGGCGGTGCGCGACGAACTGGGCTACCTGCGCATCACCGACCGGAGCAAGGACGTCATCAAGGTCGCCGGGGAGTGGGTTTCCTCGCTGGAACTCGAGGACATCATCGCGCATCATCCGGCGGTCGCCGAGGTGGCCGTGATCGGCAAGGCCGACGAGAAGTGGGGTGAGCGCCCGCTGGCCCTCGTCGTTCCAAAACCGTCCGTGAAAATCACCGAGAAGGACATCTCCCATCACGTCAGGCAGTACGCCGACAAGGGGGTAGTCAGCAAGCAGGTGGTGCTGGTCAAGGTGAAGTTCGTAGATGCCATCGACAAGACCAGTGTCGGCAAGATCAACAAGGTGGCGCTCAGGGAAAAGCACTTGGGGTAA
- a CDS encoding PaaI family thioesterase, with protein MKECCTADQHASVLNLPPVQGRWPGSCFVCSEGHPHGLGLRFHHTADGVACLTTVPAGYCGFDGMVHGGIISALMDEAAAYALFARHGKLGVTREITVRFLKPVATGTEIRVVGQVLNFDPPEAEVAMAIYDVGGQRLAEGRTQWSFPRLSRIAALAGVEEGVLQAFLDDCQKL; from the coding sequence ATGAAGGAATGCTGCACTGCGGACCAGCATGCGTCCGTTCTTAACCTGCCGCCGGTTCAGGGACGCTGGCCCGGCTCCTGCTTTGTCTGTTCCGAGGGGCATCCCCACGGCCTTGGCCTTCGCTTTCACCATACCGCCGATGGTGTCGCCTGTCTGACCACCGTCCCCGCTGGCTACTGCGGATTCGACGGCATGGTGCACGGAGGTATCATCTCTGCGCTCATGGACGAGGCGGCCGCCTACGCGCTTTTCGCCCGCCACGGCAAGCTCGGCGTGACCCGCGAGATAACCGTCCGCTTCCTGAAACCGGTCGCCACCGGTACCGAGATCCGCGTCGTCGGCCAGGTGCTGAACTTCGATCCCCCGGAGGCCGAGGTGGCCATGGCCATTTACGATGTAGGCGGCCAGCGACTCGCCGAGGGGCGCACCCAATGGTCGTTCCCGCGCCTGTCGCGCATCGCGGCCCTGGCTGGTGTCGAAGAAGGGGTGCTGCAGGCGTTCCTTGATGACTGCCAAAAACTTTGA
- a CDS encoding SRPBCC domain-containing protein, translated as MKPFHTEIVLQTTSARVWELLSDFSLYPQWNPLFPKVTGPGTAGERHEVTVHLPGIDPFTVQATLCDKGEGGVSWHTAFLGRPMLAWTFSCRIEPVAPERLKIRLDSEFCGILAPLFRFAFAKSMEEGMEQLSQALRRWGEKGNVRCMRC; from the coding sequence ATGAAACCTTTCCACACCGAAATAGTTCTGCAGACGACCAGTGCGAGGGTATGGGAACTACTTAGTGACTTTTCGCTGTACCCGCAGTGGAATCCCCTGTTCCCCAAGGTCACCGGCCCAGGGACGGCTGGAGAGCGCCACGAAGTCACGGTCCATCTCCCCGGCATCGACCCGTTCACCGTGCAGGCAACCCTGTGTGACAAAGGGGAGGGGGGGGTGTCGTGGCACACCGCCTTCCTGGGGCGTCCCATGCTCGCCTGGACCTTTTCCTGCCGCATCGAGCCGGTTGCCCCCGAGCGCCTGAAGATCCGGCTGGACTCGGAGTTTTGCGGCATCTTAGCGCCGCTGTTCCGTTTCGCCTTCGCCAAGTCGATGGAAGAGGGGATGGAGCAACTGAGCCAGGCACTGCGCCGCTGGGGCGAAAAAGGAAACGTGCGCTGCATGCGGTGCTGA
- a CDS encoding cytochrome d ubiquinol oxidase subunit II, with protein MLDPVSLAALVAALALVLYALFGGADFGGGIWTALAFGPRAREQREALFNAIGPVWETNHVWLIFVVVTLFTAFPAGFAALFIALMTPLVVALVGINFRGAAYAFRHYGRSSGRELPFTARIFEIASILTPFALGMAVSATAAGSITIDNDVVATGTAVWLNPFTLMGGVIGLCICAYLAPVYMTVRVKGALQEDFRNASIAAGVVLGVTTAVMIPLALQTAPEFSHRLLGSWPMLCVGLAVLAGVATQLALLLRHYRFAQLMTGATVVFTLAGFAAALHPDLIIQEMPLRSAAAPRTTLIAYLTVLPIGAAILVPSLWFLYWTFRGEPASELPPAGKEP; from the coding sequence ATGCTTGATCCGGTATCGCTGGCCGCGCTGGTGGCAGCGCTTGCCCTGGTGCTGTACGCGCTTTTCGGCGGCGCCGACTTCGGAGGTGGCATCTGGACCGCGCTGGCCTTCGGCCCACGGGCACGGGAACAGCGCGAGGCGCTTTTCAACGCAATTGGTCCCGTGTGGGAGACCAACCATGTCTGGCTCATTTTCGTGGTGGTTACGCTCTTCACCGCCTTTCCTGCCGGATTTGCCGCTTTGTTCATCGCGCTCATGACGCCACTGGTGGTCGCTCTGGTCGGCATCAACTTCAGGGGCGCGGCCTATGCCTTCCGGCACTACGGCAGGTCATCGGGCCGGGAGCTCCCCTTCACCGCACGCATTTTCGAGATCGCCAGCATACTGACTCCTTTTGCCCTGGGCATGGCGGTGTCGGCAACAGCTGCGGGCAGCATCACCATCGACAACGACGTTGTCGCCACCGGGACCGCGGTTTGGCTCAACCCTTTCACCCTAATGGGGGGCGTGATCGGGCTCTGCATCTGTGCCTATCTTGCTCCGGTGTACATGACGGTTCGGGTAAAGGGTGCGCTCCAGGAGGATTTCCGTAATGCTTCGATAGCCGCCGGCGTGGTACTTGGTGTGACGACCGCCGTGATGATCCCGCTGGCTTTGCAGACGGCCCCCGAATTCTCCCACCGGCTACTCGGGTCGTGGCCGATGCTGTGCGTCGGCCTGGCCGTCTTGGCAGGGGTCGCCACGCAGCTTGCGCTGCTGTTGAGGCACTATCGTTTCGCGCAGCTGATGACTGGCGCCACTGTTGTCTTTACCCTGGCTGGTTTCGCTGCCGCGTTGCATCCGGACCTCATCATACAGGAGATGCCCCTTCGGTCCGCCGCCGCACCGCGCACTACGCTCATCGCCTACCTCACCGTGCTCCCTATCGGCGCGGCGATACTTGTTCCTTCTCTGTGGTTTCTTTACTGGACGTTCAGGGGCGAACCGGCATCGGAGCTTCCCCCGGCGGGCAAGGAGCCCTAG
- a CDS encoding NAD-glutamate dehydrogenase domain-containing protein, with translation MDIVDDRISGKVQRVMKRNSTLASRNLEWIHSRIHPYFFITMQEEIDAIAILASGLHNLANNRRMILADRDRMLIQAVLNRPGSLYETLRTLKERDISYAHFAVSNGPLPDSEHHLELQRFEFERKTPQEVAASTDRPGSAIKRRIAAALKRDYPSFDHKRLDYLLGILWVNNPDYVRISPTTRVARTLWLFQQTRNNSGVYLDAEPASSGETRLMFAVGNPPQRDFLQQIMEVFNRLEVSVKRAYCLTISNEIHPYFLGNFYVTTRDGGEVTRGSELFLQLQRELYNTQILSTASPSYTELVVKGVMSGEDALLVNAMIGFCHTNLAHTHPDSFDLEGIMRAFHNHPDIAQQLVKLFRARFEPAVADREAHYAAVLAETERVVDSYNTGHGFLDEFRRTIFRCALLFIRYTLKTNFYVLEKSALAFRLDPTYMAEMDPKFSADLPPERPFRITYFHARYGLGYHIGFSDIARGGWRTLITNGRDDYVTCANSLFRENYVLAHTQHLKNKDIYEGGSKMVVVLDAAGIQDRDLVTQRLYKLQYSLINAFLDIFVTENGRARDPRVVDYYREDEPIELGPDENMHDAMVELVAAQSVRRGYLLGVGIMSSKKVGINHKEYGVTSAGVIRFAEITMAELGIDMHRDPFSVKFTGGPNGDVAGNSMHLLLERCPKVAIRLIIDGTGALYDPSGADRDALGRIVLQSDVDAFDAQALHPGGFIIYRNRTRREGMKELYLKVMRDEKGLHELWVSNDEFYREYNSLVFTVAADLFIPAGGRPETVREHDCDRFFADDRTPLTRAIVEGANSFITPKARIELQRRGIVLMRDASANKCGVISSSYEIIGNLLLSEKEFLEQKEPYVGDVIRILNKRAEDEARLIFRRHREAAGAQLYTEISDAISTEINAQYAKLFAFFQKYPHLCDRPLYRKAILAHLPAMLAEKPAYRMRTKGLPAKYKYAILSSEIASSMVYRGEKGNDGYRELVEAHLKRQPAA, from the coding sequence ATGGACATTGTTGATGACCGTATTTCCGGAAAGGTGCAGCGCGTCATGAAGCGCAACAGCACGCTCGCCAGCCGGAACCTCGAGTGGATTCATTCCCGAATTCATCCCTATTTCTTCATCACCATGCAGGAAGAGATCGACGCCATCGCCATCCTGGCGAGCGGGCTGCACAACCTGGCGAACAACCGCAGAATGATCCTGGCGGACCGGGACCGGATGCTCATCCAGGCAGTGCTGAACCGCCCGGGGTCCTTGTACGAGACGCTGCGCACCTTGAAGGAGCGCGACATCTCCTACGCCCATTTCGCCGTTTCCAACGGGCCGTTGCCGGACTCGGAGCACCATCTCGAACTGCAGCGCTTCGAGTTCGAGCGCAAGACGCCGCAGGAGGTTGCCGCCAGCACCGATCGGCCCGGTAGCGCCATCAAGCGCCGCATCGCCGCTGCCCTCAAGCGGGACTACCCCTCTTTCGACCACAAGCGGCTCGACTATCTCCTCGGTATTCTCTGGGTCAACAACCCGGATTACGTCCGCATCTCACCCACTACCCGCGTGGCGCGCACGCTCTGGCTGTTCCAGCAGACCAGGAACAACAGCGGTGTCTACCTCGACGCCGAGCCCGCCAGCAGCGGGGAAACCAGGCTCATGTTCGCGGTCGGGAACCCGCCCCAGCGCGACTTCCTGCAGCAGATCATGGAGGTGTTCAACCGGCTCGAGGTGAGCGTGAAGAGGGCCTACTGCCTCACCATCAGTAACGAGATCCATCCCTACTTCCTGGGCAACTTCTACGTCACCACCCGCGACGGTGGCGAGGTGACCCGCGGTTCGGAACTTTTCCTGCAGCTGCAGCGCGAGCTCTACAACACCCAGATCCTCTCCACCGCCTCCCCTTCCTACACCGAGCTGGTGGTCAAGGGGGTGATGAGTGGCGAGGACGCGCTCCTGGTCAACGCGATGATCGGCTTTTGCCACACCAACCTGGCGCACACCCATCCGGACAGCTTCGACCTGGAAGGGATCATGCGTGCCTTCCACAACCACCCCGACATCGCCCAGCAGCTGGTTAAGCTCTTCCGCGCCCGCTTCGAGCCTGCTGTCGCCGACCGCGAGGCGCACTACGCCGCGGTCTTGGCCGAAACCGAACGGGTCGTGGACAGCTACAACACCGGCCACGGCTTCCTGGACGAGTTCCGCCGCACCATCTTCCGCTGCGCCCTGCTCTTCATCCGTTACACGCTGAAGACCAACTTCTACGTGCTGGAGAAAAGCGCCCTAGCCTTCCGCCTCGACCCGACCTACATGGCGGAAATGGATCCCAAGTTTTCGGCGGACCTGCCGCCGGAGCGCCCTTTCAGGATCACCTATTTCCATGCCCGCTACGGGCTTGGGTACCACATCGGTTTCTCGGATATCGCCCGTGGCGGCTGGCGCACCCTGATCACCAACGGGCGCGACGACTACGTCACCTGTGCCAACTCGCTCTTCCGCGAAAACTACGTGCTCGCCCACACCCAGCACCTGAAGAACAAGGACATCTACGAAGGTGGCTCGAAGATGGTTGTGGTGCTCGACGCCGCCGGCATCCAGGACCGCGACCTGGTCACCCAGCGCCTGTACAAGCTTCAGTACTCGCTGATCAACGCCTTCCTGGACATCTTCGTCACCGAGAACGGGCGCGCCAGGGATCCGCGCGTCGTCGATTACTACCGCGAGGACGAGCCGATCGAGCTCGGTCCCGACGAGAACATGCACGACGCCATGGTCGAACTGGTGGCGGCCCAGTCGGTGCGGCGTGGCTATCTCCTCGGCGTCGGCATCATGTCCAGCAAGAAAGTGGGCATCAACCACAAGGAGTACGGGGTCACCTCGGCCGGAGTAATCAGGTTCGCCGAGATCACCATGGCGGAGCTCGGCATCGACATGCACCGCGACCCCTTTTCGGTTAAGTTCACCGGCGGCCCCAACGGCGACGTGGCAGGCAACTCCATGCACCTGTTGCTGGAGCGCTGCCCCAAGGTCGCCATCCGGCTCATCATCGACGGCACCGGCGCGCTCTACGACCCCTCCGGCGCCGATCGGGACGCCCTCGGACGCATCGTGCTGCAGTCCGACGTTGACGCTTTCGACGCGCAGGCGCTGCACCCCGGCGGTTTCATCATCTACCGCAACCGGACCCGGCGCGAGGGAATGAAGGAGCTCTACCTCAAGGTGATGCGCGACGAGAAGGGCCTGCACGAGCTATGGGTGTCCAACGACGAGTTCTACCGCGAGTACAACTCGCTGGTGTTCACCGTGGCCGCAGACCTTTTCATACCGGCAGGTGGCAGACCGGAAACGGTCAGGGAGCACGACTGCGACCGCTTCTTCGCCGATGACCGCACCCCGCTCACCCGCGCTATCGTGGAGGGCGCCAACTCGTTCATCACCCCCAAGGCGCGCATCGAGTTGCAAAGGCGTGGCATCGTGCTGATGCGGGACGCCTCGGCCAACAAGTGCGGCGTGATATCGTCATCCTACGAGATCATCGGCAACCTGCTGCTCTCCGAGAAGGAGTTCCTGGAGCAGAAGGAGCCTTACGTGGGGGACGTGATCCGGATCCTGAACAAGAGGGCCGAGGACGAAGCACGGCTCATCTTCCGCCGCCACCGCGAGGCCGCCGGGGCCCAGCTGTACACCGAGATCTCCGACGCCATCAGCACCGAGATCAACGCGCAGTACGCCAAGCTGTTCGCCTTCTTCCAGAAATACCCGCACCTGTGCGACCGGCCGTTGTACCGGAAGGCGATCCTGGCGCACCTCCCCGCGATGCTGGCCGAGAAACCGGCCTACCGGATGCGTACCAAGGGGCTTCCCGCCAAGTACAAGTACGCCATCCTCTCCAGCGAGATCGCCTCGTCCATGGTCTACCGGGGCGAAAAAGGCAACGACGGCTACCGTGAACTGGTGGAGGCCCACCTTAAGAGGCAGCCGGCGGCCTGA
- a CDS encoding transaminase codes for MITEMKTSYRVVSDARLVELRAREDALFERRTPNSKKTFQRAHEMLLNGVPMPWMGDWGTSHPIFVQQAQGNKITDLDGNTYLDFCLGDTGAMFGHSPEPTAAAVADQVRKGITTMLPSEYALDAGLELGRRFGLPFWQVAMTATEANRYVLRICRALTGRHKVLVMNECYHGSIDETLPHIAPDGKLELRSDFDMNPGVPKDALTRVVEFNDIPALERELAHGDVACVLAEPVMTNCGMVLPAEGYHETLRDLCTKYGCILIIDETHTLSTGPGGYTAAYGLKPDFVTLGKSIAGGIPVAVYGFTKEIAERINASFGKKSVSDPMGIGGTLSGNMFAIRAMEATLRHVATEEAFERMIAGQNRLSDRLDATLKKYDIPWSVTRSGARCELQFMPRLPVNGSEAKAHFDWELIYYTHLYLANRGVLITPFHNMMLVPPMATDEQIDTLAQVWSDCIAELAAR; via the coding sequence ATGATCACGGAAATGAAGACATCCTACAGGGTGGTGTCAGACGCGCGACTGGTCGAACTCAGGGCTCGCGAGGACGCGCTCTTCGAGCGGCGCACCCCCAACTCGAAAAAGACCTTCCAGCGCGCGCACGAGATGCTCCTGAACGGCGTCCCGATGCCCTGGATGGGGGACTGGGGCACCTCGCACCCTATCTTCGTACAGCAGGCACAGGGAAACAAGATCACTGACTTGGACGGCAACACGTACCTCGACTTCTGCCTGGGAGACACCGGCGCCATGTTCGGCCACTCGCCCGAACCGACCGCAGCGGCGGTTGCCGACCAGGTACGCAAGGGGATCACGACCATGCTCCCCTCGGAGTACGCCCTGGATGCCGGCTTGGAGCTTGGTCGCCGTTTTGGCCTCCCCTTCTGGCAGGTCGCCATGACCGCTACCGAGGCGAACCGCTACGTGCTCAGGATCTGCCGGGCCCTTACCGGCAGGCACAAGGTCCTGGTCATGAACGAGTGCTACCACGGCTCGATCGACGAGACGCTGCCGCACATCGCCCCCGACGGGAAGCTGGAGCTTCGCTCCGATTTCGACATGAACCCCGGCGTCCCCAAGGACGCGCTGACCCGCGTGGTGGAGTTCAACGACATCCCCGCCCTGGAGCGTGAACTCGCCCACGGCGACGTTGCCTGCGTCCTCGCCGAACCGGTCATGACCAACTGCGGCATGGTGCTTCCTGCGGAAGGGTACCACGAGACCCTGAGGGATCTCTGCACCAAGTACGGCTGCATCCTGATCATCGACGAGACCCACACCCTCTCCACCGGTCCCGGCGGGTACACGGCAGCCTACGGGCTCAAGCCGGATTTCGTCACCCTGGGTAAATCCATTGCCGGCGGCATCCCCGTCGCCGTGTACGGGTTTACCAAGGAGATTGCGGAGCGGATCAACGCCTCGTTCGGCAAGAAGAGCGTTTCCGACCCGATGGGCATCGGCGGCACCCTTTCCGGCAACATGTTCGCAATCCGGGCCATGGAGGCAACCCTAAGGCACGTGGCGACCGAAGAGGCATTCGAGCGGATGATCGCCGGGCAGAACAGGCTATCTGACCGGCTCGACGCTACGCTGAAAAAGTACGACATCCCCTGGAGCGTGACCAGGAGCGGAGCGCGTTGCGAACTGCAGTTCATGCCGCGCCTGCCGGTGAACGGCTCCGAGGCAAAGGCTCATTTCGACTGGGAGCTCATCTACTACACCCACCTCTACCTGGCTAACCGCGGGGTGCTCATTACCCCCTTCCACAACATGATGCTGGTCCCGCCTATGGCGACTGACGAGCAGATCGATACCCTGGCGCAGGTCTGGAGCGACTGCATCGCCGAATTGGCAGCCAGGTAG
- a CDS encoding aldehyde ferredoxin oxidoreductase C-terminal domain-containing protein: protein MRLTTNTPGSDPSAVLYSRCTVSLGNGQIIMEEIPCRNLEEVMGGFGRSFQMLAERQVQEAYTPENPLILNTGLLTGSNVMTGLRSYFSGYSPLKQSNKGLPAAMWSAASGKFGAKLKWTGIDEVVFEGRADNPVYAVFKAGAEGPEAELKPAAHLLGLSSHDKIMVLQKEYPGAHFAVIGPAGEHFKQVFMGAIALSTENQLKTGEDKCRFAGRGGMGSLMGYKNLVAIVAQSEDQLPPITPEMRDVNRDAVKAGGSNRFQPLAQGGGGGTWANLEVLDVFKAVPENNFRSVAADGIRGLYRDNVEKNLHVRSEACFRCGIRCHNNIYRKKEDGSAGEFIAKFDFEPLNLFGTNLGIHEGDKVAELIRFCDNLAMDAISLGTTIAYILDYNARHPQNRILNGATFGDYEKVRELVLATGSGSCALIGQGVKRLSTLLGETGYAMQVKGLELPAYLPETNPGYAFAIAGGHMSMGTHMLLARDGKVGLDEWVHAVTKQGLLQVGYDMIGLCKFVGLGMGHDFVVRAVKAATGLEIDSDQIVAAVRRAYLRGLALEQRQGYQDDEYTLPQQVFSTPNPNIALPRFVTPQFLEEMKKQVWDAFAPEMEGLLA from the coding sequence ATGCGATTAACCACAAATACCCCCGGCAGCGACCCGTCTGCGGTGCTCTACAGCCGCTGTACGGTGTCGCTCGGCAACGGGCAGATCATCATGGAAGAGATCCCCTGCCGCAACCTCGAAGAGGTGATGGGCGGTTTCGGACGCTCGTTCCAGATGCTTGCCGAGCGGCAGGTACAGGAGGCCTACACCCCGGAGAACCCGCTCATCCTGAATACGGGGCTCCTCACCGGGAGCAACGTCATGACCGGCCTGCGCAGCTATTTCTCGGGCTACAGTCCGCTCAAGCAGTCCAACAAGGGGCTTCCCGCAGCGATGTGGTCCGCGGCAAGCGGCAAGTTCGGCGCCAAGCTGAAGTGGACCGGCATTGATGAGGTAGTATTCGAGGGTCGTGCCGACAACCCGGTCTATGCTGTGTTCAAGGCAGGCGCCGAGGGACCGGAGGCAGAGCTGAAGCCGGCCGCGCACCTGCTCGGGCTCAGCAGTCACGACAAGATCATGGTGCTGCAAAAGGAGTATCCGGGGGCGCATTTCGCGGTCATCGGCCCCGCAGGCGAGCATTTCAAGCAGGTTTTCATGGGGGCGATCGCCCTCAGCACGGAGAACCAGTTGAAGACGGGCGAGGACAAGTGCCGCTTTGCCGGGCGCGGCGGCATGGGAAGCCTCATGGGCTACAAGAACCTGGTCGCCATCGTGGCCCAAAGCGAGGATCAACTGCCGCCGATCACTCCGGAGATGAGGGACGTGAACCGCGACGCGGTCAAGGCAGGCGGCTCCAACCGCTTCCAGCCCCTGGCGCAAGGAGGCGGTGGCGGAACCTGGGCCAACCTCGAGGTTCTGGACGTGTTCAAGGCGGTGCCGGAAAACAATTTCCGCTCCGTCGCCGCGGACGGCATCCGGGGGCTCTACCGCGACAACGTGGAAAAAAACCTCCACGTGCGCAGCGAGGCCTGCTTCCGCTGCGGCATCCGCTGTCATAACAACATCTACCGCAAGAAGGAGGACGGTAGCGCGGGCGAGTTCATCGCCAAGTTCGACTTCGAGCCGCTCAACCTGTTCGGCACCAACCTTGGCATCCACGAGGGGGATAAGGTCGCCGAACTGATCCGGTTCTGCGACAACCTGGCCATGGACGCCATCTCCCTCGGCACCACCATCGCCTACATCCTCGACTACAACGCGCGTCACCCCCAAAACCGCATCCTGAACGGAGCGACCTTCGGGGATTACGAGAAGGTGCGCGAACTGGTGCTCGCCACCGGTAGCGGTTCCTGCGCCCTTATTGGCCAGGGGGTCAAGCGCCTGTCGACCCTTCTCGGGGAGACCGGCTACGCAATGCAGGTCAAGGGGCTGGAACTGCCGGCCTACCTGCCGGAAACGAACCCGGGCTACGCCTTTGCCATTGCCGGCGGGCACATGTCCATGGGCACGCACATGCTGCTTGCCAGGGACGGCAAGGTAGGGCTCGATGAATGGGTCCATGCCGTCACGAAGCAGGGGCTTTTGCAGGTCGGCTACGACATGATCGGCCTGTGCAAGTTCGTGGGGCTCGGCATGGGGCACGATTTCGTGGTGCGCGCAGTAAAAGCCGCAACCGGCTTGGAAATCGACTCGGACCAGATCGTTGCGGCAGTGCGCCGTGCCTACCTCAGGGGACTAGCCCTGGAACAGCGCCAGGGGTACCAGGACGACGAGTACACGCTGCCGCAGCAGGTATTCAGCACCCCGAATCCGAACATCGCCCTCCCCCGCTTTGTGACGCCGCAATTTCTCGAGGAGATGAAAAAGCAGGTCTGGGACGCATTCGCCCCAGAGATGGAGGGGCTTTTAGCCTGA